From one Marinobacter sp. LV10MA510-1 genomic stretch:
- a CDS encoding heavy metal translocating P-type ATPase: protein MDSTAANTENRLSIAGATCQGCARKIRVALAPLVDDSAAVDVNIEQKTVTLPPSIDPADAARRITEAGFPAQILDAGSTVAKSCCASNTTPSCRSEKSDADEPGAPVPKPASAASNSNANNDSNDGIQLAVTGATCASCVSTIEKALKSVSGVTHAHMNLADNTATASGQVAPQALINAVESAGYGASVIDNPDAADERRQQQDRKRYRTLLVKMAVSLSLGVGLMIWGMGFGSMTVDAGNQTTWINLGILTLGVMIAAGSHFFTSAWKAFVHHNANMDTLVALGTGTAWIYSMVVAVFPEALPEMARHVYFEASAMIIGLINLGQALELRAKGKTSEAVRRLLDLRAKTARVIRDGQEQDLPIEQVRKGDQIRVRPGEQLPVDGVVREGNTRIDESMLTGEPMPVSKAEGDEVSAGTLNTRGSIVYEATRVGSDTALAQIIRLVKKAQGSKPSIGRLADKISSVFVPSVMLIAIVAALAWYNLGPDPVIAHMMVAATTVLIIACPCALGLATPMSVMVGVGKSAEYGALIRQGEALQTAGKINLVILDKTGTITAGKPAVTQVHVVVEGDESHLLALAAGLEQHSEHPLAYAIMEKAQQNKLQPADITGFDSLNGKGVAGEHNGDTLRLGNRRWLEDEGLDVTPLDQAARSITDNAGTPLFVALGTRVLGVIGVADAIKSDSRAAIERLHQAGIKVMMVTGDVDATAKAICASAGIDDYRAEVLPEDKADVVNDMRKKGYTVAMVGDGINDAPALAAADVGFAIGTGTDVAIESAAITLMRGSLHGVPDAIEISRATVKNIHQNLFGAFIYNSLGIPIAAGLLYPLWGILLSPIIAGAAMSMSSVTVVTNANRLRMFKTSHKINNSANQEQNQ from the coding sequence ATGGACAGCACAGCCGCTAACACCGAAAACCGGCTCAGCATTGCCGGTGCCACCTGCCAGGGCTGCGCCCGTAAAATCCGCGTGGCATTAGCACCTTTGGTCGACGACAGCGCCGCGGTGGATGTGAACATAGAGCAAAAAACTGTCACCTTACCCCCAAGCATTGACCCCGCCGACGCCGCCCGCCGAATCACCGAAGCGGGCTTCCCGGCGCAGATTCTTGATGCCGGATCCACCGTCGCCAAAAGCTGTTGTGCCAGCAACACAACGCCATCCTGTCGCAGCGAAAAAAGTGATGCTGATGAGCCAGGCGCCCCTGTGCCAAAGCCGGCCAGCGCCGCCAGCAATAGCAACGCGAACAATGACAGCAACGATGGCATTCAACTGGCGGTCACCGGCGCCACCTGCGCGTCTTGCGTCAGTACCATAGAAAAAGCTCTGAAATCGGTCAGCGGCGTTACCCACGCCCACATGAACCTGGCCGACAACACCGCCACTGCCAGCGGCCAAGTAGCCCCGCAAGCGCTAATAAACGCCGTCGAAAGCGCTGGCTACGGCGCCAGCGTGATTGATAATCCAGACGCCGCAGACGAACGCCGCCAGCAGCAGGATCGCAAACGCTACCGCACCTTGCTGGTAAAAATGGCGGTCAGTCTGTCACTGGGTGTCGGCCTGATGATCTGGGGCATGGGTTTTGGCTCGATGACCGTAGATGCCGGTAACCAGACCACCTGGATCAACCTGGGCATTCTGACCCTGGGCGTGATGATTGCCGCCGGCAGCCATTTTTTTACCAGCGCCTGGAAGGCCTTTGTTCATCACAACGCCAATATGGACACCCTGGTGGCCCTCGGTACCGGCACCGCCTGGATTTATTCCATGGTAGTGGCAGTCTTCCCCGAAGCGCTGCCGGAGATGGCGCGCCACGTGTATTTTGAAGCCTCGGCGATGATCATCGGCCTAATCAATCTGGGCCAGGCCCTAGAGCTGCGGGCCAAAGGCAAAACCTCTGAAGCCGTGCGCCGGCTACTGGACTTGCGCGCCAAAACCGCCCGTGTGATCCGCGACGGCCAGGAGCAGGACCTGCCTATAGAACAGGTGCGTAAAGGCGACCAGATTCGCGTTCGGCCCGGTGAACAGCTGCCGGTGGACGGGGTGGTGCGCGAGGGCAACACCCGCATTGATGAAAGCATGCTTACCGGCGAACCCATGCCGGTCAGTAAAGCCGAGGGCGACGAAGTGTCTGCCGGCACCTTGAACACCCGTGGCAGTATTGTGTACGAAGCCACCCGGGTAGGCAGCGACACTGCCCTGGCGCAGATTATTCGCCTGGTGAAAAAAGCTCAGGGCTCGAAGCCCTCGATAGGCCGCCTGGCGGATAAAATCTCTTCCGTGTTCGTGCCCAGCGTGATGCTGATTGCTATCGTAGCGGCGCTGGCCTGGTACAACTTGGGGCCAGACCCGGTGATTGCTCACATGATGGTGGCCGCCACCACCGTACTGATCATCGCCTGCCCCTGCGCCCTGGGCCTTGCCACGCCTATGTCGGTGATGGTTGGCGTCGGCAAATCCGCCGAATACGGCGCGCTGATCCGCCAGGGTGAAGCTCTGCAAACAGCCGGCAAAATCAATCTGGTGATTCTGGATAAAACCGGCACTATCACAGCAGGCAAACCTGCGGTTACCCAAGTGCATGTCGTAGTAGAGGGTGACGAAAGCCACCTGCTGGCCCTGGCCGCCGGTCTGGAACAGCATTCCGAACACCCGCTGGCTTACGCCATCATGGAAAAAGCCCAGCAGAACAAACTCCAACCGGCCGACATAACCGGCTTTGACAGCCTTAATGGCAAGGGCGTAGCCGGGGAACACAACGGCGACACCCTGCGCCTGGGCAACCGGCGCTGGCTGGAAGATGAAGGGTTGGATGTCACCCCATTGGACCAGGCCGCCCGCAGCATAACCGACAACGCCGGCACCCCGTTGTTTGTAGCCTTGGGCACCCGAGTGCTAGGCGTCATTGGCGTTGCCGATGCCATCAAGTCCGATTCCCGGGCCGCCATTGAACGGCTGCACCAAGCTGGCATCAAAGTGATGATGGTCACTGGTGATGTGGACGCCACCGCCAAAGCCATCTGCGCCAGCGCCGGTATTGACGATTACCGCGCCGAAGTGTTGCCGGAAGACAAAGCCGACGTGGTTAATGACATGCGTAAAAAGGGCTACACAGTCGCCATGGTGGGTGACGGCATTAACGATGCCCCGGCTCTGGCCGCCGCGGATGTCGGCTTTGCCATTGGTACCGGCACCGATGTAGCCATTGAAAGCGCTGCCATCACCCTGATGCGCGGTTCTCTGCACGGGGTTCCCGACGCCATCGAAATATCCCGCGCCACGGTGAAGAACATTCACCAGAATCTGTTCGGCGCGTTTATTTACAACAGCCTGGGTATCCCCATTGCCGCCGGCCTGCTGTATCCACTGTGGGGCATTTTGTTAAGCCCGATCATTGCCGGCGCAGCCATGTCGATGTCGTCGGTCACCGTGGTCACCAACGCCAATCGTTTACGAATGTTCAAAACCAGTCATAAAATAAACAACTCAGCCAATCAGGAACAGAACCAATGA
- a CDS encoding MerR family transcriptional regulator — protein sequence MKVKDMARAAGVTPDTVRFYTREKLLAPSRDPANNYQQFSSEDLRRLRFARKARQLGFSLPEIRNILNQADDKHSPCPMVRSMFEQRLIDVERQIDELQQLHQRMRKALDAWQGMPDGTPDGHTICRLIEHWDQAEPGLTEES from the coding sequence ATGAAAGTAAAGGACATGGCCCGTGCCGCTGGGGTAACGCCCGACACTGTGCGCTTCTACACCCGCGAAAAACTACTGGCACCCAGCCGCGATCCGGCGAACAACTACCAACAGTTCTCCAGCGAAGACCTGCGCCGCCTGCGCTTTGCCCGTAAGGCCCGCCAGCTCGGTTTTTCCCTACCCGAGATCCGCAACATTCTGAATCAGGCTGACGACAAACATTCCCCCTGCCCTATGGTGCGCAGCATGTTTGAACAGCGCCTGATTGATGTTGAACGCCAGATTGACGAGCTCCAGCAGCTGCACCAGCGCATGCGAAAAGCTCTGGACGCCTGGCAAGGCATGCCCGATGGCACGCCGGACGGCCATACCATCTGCCGTTTAATTGAACACTGGGATCAGGCCGAGCCTGGTCTGACGGAGGAATCCTGA
- a CDS encoding EAL domain-containing protein codes for MKNTDSTQRVVAKGLLHPALPVFIFSLFLLLALGLRFGQSQQDSRQIQAHLNTEAEIMANNLQREFNILLLGLRRSADRLHFNGGITEAQWRNDARNYLQDFRVYQAIEWIDRDFYIRWIEQSKDWPELVGYKVAFNVERVQALKSAMLTGNVDVSGVIPLYQGGRGIVVYAPVGTGDDNNGLIGGVFQVDLLVQTLLNSRALALFQVDIYEDGKLESQLNPSLPISSEFSSKIALDLPTIDWSLTLRPSHTWVQNQRSPWAWLTLASLLTLGLVISVATLLAQGILSRNQALLKTRSQLDREIAQRSAIQQDLARLESTDPLTGLANRRFFMDDLSYTLSMAERKSRQVALIMLGLDRFQMLNDSLGHQVGDEILSRVAERLSGLADERIMVAYAGGDEFLICQQQVTAVDDVIHLLGRVKQTFAQPFGLPGNPLQITATMGVAVYPQSGPDAETLLRNTDIALYRAKQQARNSYQFYTEGMQEREVLRLELEKDLSLALSNNEFVLYYQPQLNLHSNRIDNVEALIRWQHPRRGLLTPGEFIPLAEESGRITDIGRWVVTAACNQLSEWRGTPYQNLQIAVNLSGRELENSDLLDYVQSALATTGVAPQQLEIELTEEIFVSNIHHNLDQLKRLRQLGVRLAIDDFGVGYSSLSYLKDFPIDLLKIDRSFITQVTERQDDATITSAIINLAHNLGIQVVAEGVETTSQLSFLRQQGCDVAQGYLISRPIPADQLEQWLKPRHAENPL; via the coding sequence ATGAAAAACACCGATTCAACACAGCGTGTTGTGGCAAAAGGGCTTTTGCATCCAGCCCTGCCGGTGTTTATTTTTTCCCTGTTTTTATTGCTGGCCCTGGGTTTGCGATTTGGTCAAAGCCAGCAAGACAGTCGCCAAATTCAGGCGCATTTGAACACAGAGGCCGAAATAATGGCCAACAATCTACAGCGGGAATTCAATATCCTGTTGCTGGGCCTGCGCCGCAGCGCTGATCGTCTGCACTTCAACGGAGGAATTACCGAAGCCCAGTGGCGAAATGATGCCCGCAACTATCTGCAAGACTTCAGGGTTTACCAGGCAATTGAGTGGATTGATCGTGATTTTTACATTCGCTGGATTGAGCAGTCGAAAGACTGGCCAGAACTGGTTGGCTACAAAGTTGCATTCAATGTTGAGCGGGTTCAGGCACTGAAGAGCGCAATGCTGACGGGCAACGTGGATGTTTCAGGGGTTATTCCCCTGTACCAGGGTGGCAGAGGGATTGTAGTCTACGCGCCGGTGGGTACCGGCGACGATAACAACGGTCTTATCGGCGGGGTTTTCCAGGTAGATCTTCTGGTACAGACCCTGCTGAACAGCCGCGCGTTGGCACTGTTTCAAGTCGATATTTACGAAGACGGCAAGCTTGAATCTCAGCTGAACCCGTCGCTGCCTATCAGTAGCGAATTCAGTAGCAAGATCGCCCTGGATTTACCCACCATAGACTGGAGCCTGACGTTGCGCCCCAGCCACACCTGGGTGCAGAACCAACGCAGCCCCTGGGCCTGGCTCACGTTAGCCAGTCTTTTGACTCTGGGGCTGGTTATCAGTGTGGCAACGCTTCTGGCTCAGGGGATTTTGAGCCGCAATCAAGCACTGCTGAAAACCCGCAGCCAACTGGACCGGGAGATCGCCCAACGCAGCGCCATCCAGCAGGATCTGGCCCGACTGGAATCCACCGATCCTCTCACCGGTCTGGCCAACCGCCGTTTTTTTATGGACGATCTTTCGTACACCCTCTCTATGGCCGAGCGTAAGTCACGACAGGTAGCTTTAATCATGCTGGGCCTGGACCGTTTTCAGATGCTCAACGACTCGCTGGGGCATCAGGTTGGCGATGAAATTCTCAGCAGGGTCGCAGAGCGCCTTAGTGGCCTGGCGGATGAACGTATTATGGTGGCCTATGCCGGCGGTGACGAATTCCTGATCTGTCAGCAGCAGGTCACCGCCGTTGATGATGTCATCCACCTTCTGGGCAGAGTAAAGCAGACTTTCGCTCAACCTTTTGGCCTGCCAGGCAACCCACTTCAGATTACCGCCACCATGGGTGTTGCCGTATACCCGCAAAGCGGGCCAGACGCCGAAACCCTGTTGCGCAATACCGACATCGCGCTCTACCGGGCCAAACAGCAGGCACGCAACAGCTACCAGTTTTATACCGAAGGCATGCAAGAGCGGGAAGTATTGCGCCTGGAACTGGAAAAAGATCTCAGCCTTGCCCTTAGCAATAATGAATTTGTACTATATTATCAGCCCCAGCTAAACCTGCACAGCAATCGCATCGACAACGTAGAAGCGCTGATTCGCTGGCAGCATCCGCGGCGCGGATTATTGACGCCAGGTGAATTCATACCGCTGGCCGAAGAAAGCGGACGCATCACCGATATTGGTCGCTGGGTGGTGACGGCCGCCTGCAATCAGCTCAGCGAATGGCGTGGAACCCCTTACCAGAATCTGCAAATTGCGGTGAATCTGTCCGGGCGCGAACTGGAAAATTCTGACCTTCTGGACTATGTACAGTCGGCGTTAGCGACCACCGGTGTGGCACCGCAACAGCTGGAAATCGAGCTAACCGAAGAGATATTCGTGAGCAATATCCACCACAATCTGGACCAGCTCAAACGCCTGCGGCAACTTGGCGTGCGCTTGGCAATTGACGATTTCGGCGTTGGCTACTCCTCGCTGAGCTATCTCAAAGACTTCCCGATTGACCTGCTAAAAATTGACCGCTCGTTCATCACCCAGGTCACCGAACGTCAGGACGATGCCACCATTACCTCTGCAATTATTAATTTGGCCCACAACCTGGGCATCCAGGTGGTCGCCGAAGGCGTAGAAACTACCAGCCAGCTCAGTTTTTTGCGCCAGCAAGGCTGCGATGTGGCTCAGGGTTATCTGATCAGCCGTCCGATTCCCGCCGACCAGCTGGAGCAGTGGCTGAAGCCACGGCACGCTGAAAACCCACTTTAA
- a CDS encoding CoA-binding protein yields the protein MPETSDSQILDILQQVRTIALVGASEKTNRPSHKVMHYLQQQGYRVIPVNPGLAGQQLLGETVYADLKSLPVPVDMADLFLAPQRTDTVIDQAIAMNIPVLWLQIGVINQKGAERARQAGLKVVMDRCPKMEIPRLIPRP from the coding sequence ATGCCCGAGACGTCTGATTCGCAGATTCTCGACATTCTGCAGCAGGTCCGCACCATAGCGTTGGTGGGCGCCAGTGAAAAAACCAACCGGCCCTCCCACAAGGTTATGCATTACTTGCAACAGCAAGGCTACCGGGTAATACCCGTTAATCCCGGTCTGGCCGGCCAGCAGCTGCTGGGTGAAACCGTTTATGCGGACCTTAAGTCATTGCCGGTCCCGGTAGACATGGCGGACTTGTTCCTGGCTCCGCAACGCACTGACACGGTGATCGACCAGGCGATCGCCATGAACATTCCGGTGCTGTGGCTCCAAATTGGCGTTATTAATCAAAAAGGTGCCGAGCGCGCACGACAGGCGGGCCTGAAAGTGGTGATGGACCGCTGTCCAAAAATGGAAATACCCCGACTTATACCCCGACCCTAG
- the folE gene encoding GTP cyclohydrolase I FolE: MSNPLTDDLAGHYRAIIDGLGENCDREGLRNTPLRAAKAMQFLTRGYQQDLNDLVNNAVFESAMDEMVVIQDIELYSMCEHHVLPFIGKCHIAYLPQGKVLGLSKFARIVDMYARRLQIQENLTRQIAEAVESVTNAKGVAVVIEAQHMCMMMRGVEKQNSKMKTSMMLGQFRKSQATRLEFFNLIGTNR, translated from the coding sequence ATGAGCAATCCCCTGACAGACGATCTTGCTGGCCATTATCGCGCCATTATTGACGGCCTGGGTGAAAACTGTGACCGCGAAGGCCTGCGGAACACGCCTTTGCGCGCGGCAAAAGCCATGCAGTTTCTAACCCGCGGCTACCAGCAGGATCTGAACGACCTGGTCAACAACGCCGTGTTCGAATCCGCCATGGACGAAATGGTGGTGATACAGGACATAGAACTGTACAGCATGTGTGAACATCACGTGTTGCCTTTTATCGGCAAGTGCCACATTGCCTACCTGCCCCAAGGCAAGGTACTGGGCTTGTCCAAGTTCGCCCGCATTGTGGATATGTATGCGCGGCGGCTGCAAATCCAGGAAAATCTGACCCGACAGATCGCAGAAGCGGTTGAAAGTGTGACCAACGCCAAAGGTGTGGCCGTGGTGATCGAAGCCCAGCACATGTGCATGATGATGCGCGGCGTCGAAAAACAGAACTCGAAAATGAAGACCTCGATGATGCTCGGCCAGTTCCGCAAATCACAGGCCACCCGCCTCGAGTTCTTCAATCTGATCGGCACCAACCGTTAA
- a CDS encoding patatin-like phospholipase family protein, giving the protein MTAIHIRTPALTIRAGTRAMRRLRDNPLSAGDVHVVPGAAGGPKALGLSGLDKTLFGHWLPSAPQPRALVGSSIGSWRFAAVASSDNPVAQLELLAELYTQQRFTKGVSAAEVTRKSLEFLQQLLGGREQHILNHPQYRLSVMVVRSLGLLQHDSRGRLTLGLLHAIGSNMLGRRHLGRVMERGIVQDSRAPAPLEELRDFASHTIALTQDNLLPALLASASIPIVMSGVANIPGAPAGLYRDGGLLDYHLDLPYQQPGVVLYPHFTDRIIPGWFDKSLPWRKSKASHVQDVLLVAPSADYLASLPNGKLPDRRDFEKYLGDDAGREKIWRRAIAESERLGDEFMELVEKQQWGSVMQPL; this is encoded by the coding sequence ATGACCGCTATTCATATTCGCACACCGGCTTTAACCATTCGCGCCGGTACTCGTGCCATGAGGCGGTTACGGGATAACCCGCTAAGCGCCGGGGATGTTCACGTGGTTCCTGGTGCTGCCGGCGGGCCAAAAGCCCTGGGCCTGAGCGGCCTGGATAAAACTCTGTTTGGGCATTGGCTGCCGAGCGCGCCGCAACCCAGAGCGTTGGTGGGTTCGTCTATCGGCAGCTGGCGCTTTGCGGCGGTGGCGTCGTCTGATAACCCGGTTGCCCAGTTGGAGTTGCTGGCGGAGCTGTATACCCAGCAGCGTTTTACAAAAGGGGTCAGCGCCGCCGAGGTAACCCGTAAAAGCCTTGAGTTTCTGCAGCAGTTATTGGGCGGGCGCGAGCAGCATATTTTGAACCACCCGCAGTATCGGCTCAGCGTAATGGTGGTGCGCAGTTTGGGATTATTGCAGCACGATAGCCGCGGTCGCCTGACCCTGGGGCTGCTACACGCCATTGGCAGCAATATGCTGGGGCGCCGGCACTTGGGCCGCGTTATGGAGCGGGGTATTGTGCAGGACAGCCGCGCACCGGCACCTTTAGAGGAGCTGCGCGATTTCGCCAGCCACACCATTGCCCTGACTCAAGACAACCTGCTTCCGGCGTTGCTGGCCTCGGCTTCAATTCCAATTGTGATGTCGGGAGTGGCGAACATACCCGGAGCGCCAGCAGGGCTTTATCGCGACGGCGGTTTGCTGGATTATCACCTGGACCTGCCGTACCAGCAGCCCGGTGTTGTGCTCTATCCGCACTTTACCGACCGGATAATTCCCGGTTGGTTCGATAAGTCTTTACCTTGGCGTAAGTCTAAAGCGTCACATGTGCAGGATGTGCTGTTGGTGGCGCCCTCGGCGGACTATCTGGCGAGTTTGCCCAATGGCAAGCTGCCGGACCGTCGTGACTTTGAAAAGTATCTGGGCGATGACGCCGGCCGCGAAAAAATCTGGCGTAGGGCGATTGCGGAAAGTGAGCGCCTGGGTGATGAGTTTATGGAGCTGGTGGAAAAGCAACAGTGGGGCTCAGTGATGCAGCCGCTCTAG
- a CDS encoding metal ABC transporter permease — protein MIDSILDDFFWRALIGGLGVALVAGPLGCFVVWRRLAYFGDTLAHSALLGIALSFVIQVPINVGVIITCLGLALALVLFSRSKTLATDTLLGILAHSALAIGLVTLSFMPSVRMDLTGLLFGDLLAMSRSDLWWIYGGAATIFCLLALLWRGLLMSTIHEELARVEGVPVERLRLALILMFAIVIAVAMKIVGVLLITALLIIPAATARRLARTPEQMVAMAMGFGFIAVTGGLTLSWELDTPAGPSVVVTAFSCFLLVSAVGGKQRA, from the coding sequence ATGATTGACAGTATTCTGGATGATTTTTTCTGGCGTGCGCTGATTGGTGGCCTGGGTGTGGCTCTGGTCGCGGGGCCTCTGGGCTGCTTTGTGGTTTGGCGGCGGCTAGCCTATTTCGGCGACACCCTGGCTCATTCGGCGCTGCTGGGCATTGCCCTGAGCTTTGTGATTCAGGTGCCGATTAATGTCGGGGTGATTATCACTTGCTTGGGGTTGGCTCTGGCGCTGGTGCTGTTTTCCCGCAGCAAAACATTAGCTACCGATACCCTGCTGGGCATACTGGCCCACAGCGCGCTGGCCATTGGCCTGGTCACCCTCAGCTTTATGCCCTCGGTGCGAATGGATCTGACCGGGCTGCTGTTTGGTGATCTGCTGGCCATGAGCCGCAGCGATCTGTGGTGGATTTACGGCGGTGCCGCCACCATTTTTTGCCTGCTGGCACTGCTGTGGCGTGGTCTGCTGATGAGCACCATTCACGAAGAACTGGCGCGGGTGGAAGGGGTGCCGGTAGAACGCCTGCGGCTAGCGCTGATTCTGATGTTTGCTATTGTCATTGCGGTCGCCATGAAAATTGTTGGCGTGCTGCTGATTACGGCGTTACTGATAATTCCCGCCGCCACCGCAAGACGCCTGGCACGCACACCTGAACAGATGGTGGCCATGGCGATGGGGTTCGGCTTTATTGCCGTGACCGGCGGGCTGACGCTGTCATGGGAACTGGACACACCGGCGGGGCCGTCGGTGGTGGTTACCGCATTCAGCTGTTTCCTGCTGGTGTCCGCGGTTGGCGGCAAGCAGCGTGCATAA
- the znuC gene encoding zinc ABC transporter ATP-binding protein ZnuC produces MNEVLAELSKVSVTLNDRLIVDRVSLSIKRGDIITIIGPNGAGKTTLIKTILGIQKATSGSISLQPGLVIGYVPQTLNLETTLPLSVERFMALGGCNRKGCQQALARTGVAHLMAASVHHLSGGEKQRLLLARALARQPGLLVLDEPAQGVDINGQAALYDLVRQLRNELNCGVIMISHDLHLVMAATDKVICLNQHVCCSGFPEDIPHDPAFIETFGTAVAESLAVYHHHHNHRHDLHGNVIGNGAAIDGTLTDAEAVPTCSGHHHD; encoded by the coding sequence ATGAATGAGGTTTTGGCAGAACTGAGTAAGGTATCGGTGACGCTCAATGACCGATTGATTGTTGATCGAGTATCTCTGAGTATAAAGCGCGGCGATATCATCACCATTATTGGCCCCAACGGAGCCGGCAAAACCACTCTGATCAAAACCATCCTGGGCATCCAGAAAGCCACTTCTGGCTCGATTAGCCTGCAACCGGGGTTGGTGATTGGCTATGTGCCACAAACCCTGAATCTCGAAACCACCCTGCCGCTGAGTGTGGAACGCTTTATGGCCCTGGGCGGCTGCAATCGCAAAGGCTGCCAACAGGCGTTGGCGCGCACCGGCGTGGCCCACTTGATGGCAGCTTCTGTGCATCATCTGTCCGGCGGCGAAAAACAGCGCCTGCTGCTGGCCCGTGCGCTGGCCCGCCAGCCCGGCCTACTGGTACTGGATGAACCAGCCCAGGGGGTCGACATCAATGGCCAGGCGGCACTTTACGATCTGGTGCGTCAACTTCGGAACGAGCTCAACTGCGGCGTTATCATGATCTCCCACGACCTGCACCTGGTTATGGCCGCCACCGACAAAGTCATCTGCCTGAACCAGCACGTGTGTTGCAGCGGTTTTCCGGAAGACATCCCCCACGATCCGGCCTTTATTGAAACCTTCGGCACCGCCGTTGCCGAATCACTGGCGGTGTACCATCACCATCACAATCACCGCCATGACCTGCACGGTAACGTTATTGGCAACGGCGCCGCTATCGATGGCACGCTTACCGACGCCGAAGCAGTGCCGACCTGCTCAGGGCACCACCATGATTGA
- a CDS encoding Fur family transcriptional regulator — MPARALPYRPHNHDLCVDQALAQAKEICRRNEARLTPVRERVLELIWQSHKPLGAYDVLAQLSADGHKAAPPTVYRALDFLQQHGLVHRIASLNAFTGCDHPGQHHCATFLICRSCGNVLELAAPNITAAINQAATAEAFQVEQITLEIAGLCPRCQSDSTDQPTPS; from the coding sequence ATGCCCGCCCGCGCTTTACCCTATCGCCCCCACAATCACGATCTTTGCGTTGATCAGGCCCTGGCTCAAGCCAAGGAAATCTGCCGACGTAACGAGGCGCGGCTAACCCCGGTCAGGGAGAGAGTGCTGGAGCTGATTTGGCAGTCCCACAAACCTTTGGGCGCCTACGACGTGTTGGCTCAGTTAAGCGCCGATGGCCACAAGGCTGCGCCGCCAACGGTGTATCGCGCCCTCGATTTTTTGCAGCAGCACGGCCTGGTACACCGTATTGCGTCGCTTAACGCGTTCACCGGTTGCGACCACCCGGGCCAGCACCACTGCGCCACCTTTCTGATCTGCCGCAGCTGTGGCAACGTGCTGGAATTGGCCGCCCCGAACATAACCGCGGCCATTAACCAGGCTGCAACAGCCGAAGCGTTTCAGGTAGAGCAGATTACGTTGGAAATTGCCGGCCTGTGCCCTCGCTGTCAGAGCGACAGCACTGATCAGCCGACGCCATCATGA
- a CDS encoding chemotaxis protein CheW has translation MSDNNQTLACVMIPMIGRQLLLPNVSLAEVVDYSPDINSNADAPAWLAGYLDWRGLRLPVISYDAASGGQLAQPNNRRGRVVILNSIVEEHREQPFIALMTQGIPSQNRINQSQIQRLDSPTGAADLMEVEVDGERAWIPNLEYLESLVQQLR, from the coding sequence ATGAGCGATAACAACCAGACCCTGGCCTGCGTCATGATTCCAATGATCGGCCGCCAGCTGTTGCTGCCCAACGTATCACTGGCTGAAGTGGTGGACTACAGCCCCGACATCAACTCAAACGCCGACGCACCCGCCTGGCTGGCCGGCTATCTGGACTGGCGCGGGCTAAGGCTGCCGGTTATATCCTACGACGCCGCCAGCGGCGGCCAATTGGCACAACCGAATAATCGCCGCGGCCGGGTAGTTATTCTTAACAGCATCGTCGAAGAACACCGCGAACAGCCCTTTATTGCGCTGATGACTCAGGGTATACCCAGCCAGAATCGTATTAACCAAAGCCAGATTCAGCGCCTGGACAGCCCAACCGGCGCCGCCGACCTGATGGAAGTCGAAGTAGACGGCGAGCGCGCCTGGATTCCCAATCTGGAGTATTTAGAAAGCCTGGTACAGCAATTACGCTGA